Below is a genomic region from Oncorhynchus masou masou isolate Uvic2021 unplaced genomic scaffold, UVic_Omas_1.1 unplaced_scaffold_15065, whole genome shotgun sequence.
CCTGGcctctaacccttaccccctagcctctaacccttaccccctAGCCTCTGACCCTTACCCTAgcctctaacccttaccccttAGCCTCTGACCCTTACCCCTAgcctctaacccttacccctagcctctaacccttaccccctGGCCTCTAACCCTCACCCCCTAGTCTCTCAGCCCCTTACCCCCTAGcctctaacccttaccccctagcctctaaccctataccccctagcctctaacccttacccctagcctctaacccctaccccctagcctctaacccttgcccctagcctctaacccttaccccctAGCCTCTATGACTGAAACTTCATCTTCCTCTCCCACAGTACTTCACTGGCCTGGAGTGTGGACACAAGTTCTGCATGCAGTGTTGGGGTGACTACTTCGACTACCAAAATCATTGAGGAGGGATGGGACAGGTAAGCACCACAAACACCTTTTTGTTTAACCAGAGAAAAGACCCTCACGGTAAGAAACCCTTGGTGGGCGGGGCCTGGCAAGAGGTCAGCAGGAAGTAGTCAAGAAGAAAGCAATGCAATAGCACAGACAAAACGTTAAAATAATGACCTTTGACCAAGCGcttgcatacatacatacattcatacacacagcatgtatgtatgtatgtatcgtTACCATGGACTGTAAACTCTTATTCTGACTCAGGAAAAGCAATCATTGGGCTTTTTGTTGAGATGTGAAAAAATCTCACCAtgtttcctttctctttcttaaaaaaaaaaaagacaatttcCTGCCCTGCTCACAGCTGTGATATATTGGTGGACGACAACACAGTCATGTAAGTGTTGCGTCGCTGTCGCTTACATTccacagcaggtagactagtggttacagcgttgggacagtcactgaaaggttgctggtttccAAATACCGTCAagatgaaaaatctgtctgtgccctttgagcaagacacttaacccgATTTGCTCCAGGGACTCCTTACTACTATGGAGGACCCTGTAAAAACAACTACACATTTCACTGCATCTATCTGCTCTGTGACAGTAAAGCcttttatatttattattattattaagtttCAACATTACATACACGCTGCTAGTTCTACGCGCTGCTAGTCCTACGAGCTGCCAGTTCTACACGCTGCCAGTTCTACACGCTGCCAGTTCTACGCGGCTGCTAGTTCTACACGCTGCTAGTTCTACACGCTGCTAGTTCTACACGCTGCTAGTTCTACACGCTGCCAGTTCTACACGCTGCCAGTTCTACACGCTGCCAGTTCTACACGCTGCCAGTTCTCCAGTTCTACACGCTGCCAGTTCTACACGCTGCTAGTTCTATGCGCTGCTAGTTCTACGCGCTGCCAGTTCTACACACTGCCAGTTCTACACGCTGCCAGTTCTACACGCTGCCAGTTCTACGCGCTGCCAGTTCTACACGCTGCCAGTTCTACACGCTGCCAGTTCTACACGCTGCCAGTTCTACACGCTGGCAGTTCTACGCGTTGCTAGTTCTACGCGCTACTAGTTCTACGGCTGCCAGTTCTACGCGCTGCCAGTTCTACACGCTGCCAGTTGTACACGCTGCCAGTTGTACACGCTGCCAGTTGTACACGCTGCCAGTTGTACACGCTGCCAGTTGTACACGCTGCCAGTTGTACACGCTGCTAGTTGTACACGCTGCTATTTGTACACGCTGCTAGTCCTACGCGCTGCTAGTCCTACGCGCTGCTAGTCGTACACGCTGCTAGTCGTACGCGCTGCTAGTCCTACGCGCTGCTAGTTGTACACGCTGCTAGTCCTACGCGTGCTAGTTCTACACGCTGCTTGTTCTGTGAGAGTTGAAGATGTAGAGTAGCAGATGAGTTTATAAATCacgtttttttttgtatttgttcAAATCCACTACATTTTAATTATCATTTGAAACCCAAATTATTTTCCTATAGGAGACTGATCACAGAGTCCAAGGTGAAGTTGAAGTACCAACACTTGATTACCAATAGTTTTGTAGAGGTAAGATGTGTAATGTTCTTcattgattatatatatatatatatatatatatatatatatatatatacacacacacacacacacacacacacacacacacacacacacacacacacacacacacacacacacacacacacacacacacacacacagcatcttgTGCTTTATATGGAGATGTCTGTACTCTAAAATACAATGTAGCCGTTTCCCATGTAAGCCTAGCTGTGAGAATATTCAATCTGTTCTTCAGATGTTAGATAATCTTGCTTGTTTGGGAGAAGACGATTGGCATGTATTCCTTCTGCTTGTATCCTGCTTCTTATGctcctgtcctctcgtcctcagtgCAATCGACTGTTAAAATGGTGCCCAGCGCCAGACTGTCATCACGTAGTCAAAGTCCAGTACCCAGATGCTAAGCCTGTGAGATGCACATGTGGCCGGCAGTTCTGGTAAGAGACAACCATACTGTGCCTTACATTCCCTGcttattgttttttttattttttttatcactAATACTCACACAGAAGACGTCTTGATTTTATTTGAAACACTGTTCTCACAACACATGATGATTTATCTcctgcagtaaaaaaaaaaaaatgctttgaTTTTAATGGTTACATGTGGATCTTTATTTCAACCCAATTCACTGCAGCTTCAATTGTGGCGAGAACTGGCATGATCCCGTCAAGTGTAAGGTATGTCACAACGGAGTCTAAATTCAACCTTCCCTGTCAGTGGTAATGTAATAGTGGTCAGACGCAGTCCACAAAaacaactctaacccttaccccaTATACATGTCATGTACTGTAGTTCTGACAGGATAGGTGGTGGTAGCTGCTTCACCTTGTCCCTGACAGGACAGGTGGTGGTAGCTcttcaccttgtcccctgacaggaTAGGTGGTGGTggcttcaccttgtcccctgacaggaCGGGTGATGGTAGctgcttcaccttgtcccctgacaggataggtggtggtagctgcttcaccttgtcccctgacaggtTAGGTGGTTGTagcttcaccttgtcccctgacaggaTGGGTGGTGGTAGctgcttcaccttgtcccctgacaggtTAGGTGGTGGTagcttcaccttgtcccctgacaggataggtggtggtggctgcttcaccttgtcccctgacaggaCAGGTGGTGGTAGctgcttcaccttgtcccctgacaggaTAGGTGGTGGTggcttcaccttgtcccctgacaggaCAGGTGATGGTAGctgcttcaccttgtcccctgacaggaTAGGTGGTGGTAGCTagcttcaccttgtcccctgacaggtTAGGTGGTTGTagcttcaccttgtcccctgacaggataggtggtggtagctgcttcaccttgtcccctgacaggtTAGGTAGTGGTagcttcaccttgtcccctgacaggataggtggtggtggctgcttcaccttgtcccctgacaggaCAGGTGGTGGTAGctgcttcaccttgtcccctgacaggaTAGGTGGTGGTggcttcaccttgtcccctgaTAGGATGGGTGGTGGTGGctgcttcaccttgtcccctgacaggataggtggtggtggctgcttcaccttgtcccctgacaggataggtggtggtagctgcttcaccttgtcccctgacaggtTAGGTGGTTGTAGCTTCACCTTGTCCCCCTGACAGGTTAGGTGGTGGTAGctgcttcaccttgtcccctgacaggataggtggtggtagctgcttcaccttgtcccctgacaggataggtggtggtggctgcttcaccttgtcccctgacaggataggtggtggtagctgcttcaccttgtcccctgacaggataggtggtggtggctgcttcaccttgtcccc
It encodes:
- the LOC135531076 gene encoding E3 ubiquitin-protein ligase arih1-like, coding for MRLITESKVKLKYQHLITNSFVECNRLLKWCPAPDCHHVVKVQYPDAKPVRCTCGRQFCFNCGENWHDPVKCKVCHNGV